One part of the Nematostella vectensis chromosome 8, jaNemVect1.1, whole genome shotgun sequence genome encodes these proteins:
- the LOC125570077 gene encoding hemagglutinin/amebocyte aggregation factor-like: MRTKCFIALLLVAMIVVDHVTEARAWLWDRRRRSSRRRHYVCHPPSTSGGGWVNYFDGRAYFSCPWGQSVSNIQGLYSACHRDRVWKYQCTNNPATRGRCSWSHWVNDFDQLINYHCPYSGFITGVDSHHSNPHEDRRFRFKCCHRHHYKRVHCTTTHYRNSWRGYINYSVPSGYYLSGVTSVHDNGQEDRRWQYEFCQIRKYHGK, from the exons ATGCGCACTAAGTGTTTTATTGCGCTATTGCTTGTGGCTATGATCGTCGTAGATCACGTGACCGAAGCTAGGGCGTGGCTGTGGGACAGAAGGCGCAGAAGTAGCAGGCGAAGGCACTATGTGTGCCACCCACCGAGTACAAGCGGTGGAGGTTGGGTGAATTACTTTGACGGACGGGCTTATTTCTCTTGCCCCTGGG GGCAGTCTGTGAGCAACATCCAAGGACTGTACAGTGCTTGTCACAGGGACCGCGTGTGGAAGTACCAGTGCACGAATAATCCCGCGACCAGGGGGCGATGCAGCTGGTCACACTGGGTGAACGACTTCGACCAGCTTATCAACTACCACTGCCCCTACAGCGGATTTATCACTGGCGTTGACAGTCACCATAGCAACCCCCATGAGGACAG GAGGTTCCGATTCAAGTGCTGCCATAGGCACCATTACAAGCGAGTCCATTGCACCACCACCCACTACCGAAACAGCTGGCGTGGCTACATCAACTATTCCGTGCCGTCTGGGTACTATCTGAGCGGCGTCACCAGCGTGCACGACAACGGACAGGA